In a single window of the Phycisphaerales bacterium genome:
- a CDS encoding PEP-CTERM sorting domain-containing protein, translated as MRRFQILAAVVLGLVVGVAPASVTTFEDGHEGWGLFFGNDGVLGDFIEPSGGNPGAHLRWAMVDTFGATLRNDSNPATIGDYSRFGQPVRLAADVKVDSITFFGTEVPRNLIVELVHYNPPGSNYPWVSVWYNLGEISAANTSEWTNFEIVITDPTATTLPAGWGGTGDEDPNTFEPILPPGRTFASVLANVDEIRFTTFEPGWFYGFTNFELRFDNVTVQAIPEPTTLALLGLAGLLGLRRR; from the coding sequence ATGCGTCGATTTCAAATTCTGGCAGCCGTGGTTCTGGGGTTGGTGGTTGGGGTGGCGCCGGCCAGTGTGACGACTTTTGAAGATGGGCACGAGGGTTGGGGTTTGTTCTTCGGGAATGACGGTGTGCTCGGTGACTTCATCGAGCCGAGTGGCGGTAATCCAGGCGCGCACCTGCGCTGGGCGATGGTCGACACCTTCGGGGCCACACTGCGAAACGACAGCAACCCTGCGACGATCGGTGACTACTCGCGGTTCGGCCAGCCGGTGCGTCTCGCGGCCGATGTGAAGGTCGATTCGATCACGTTTTTCGGGACGGAAGTGCCACGCAACCTGATTGTCGAACTCGTGCACTACAACCCGCCGGGCAGCAACTACCCGTGGGTGAGCGTGTGGTATAACCTCGGTGAGATTTCGGCGGCGAACACTTCCGAGTGGACGAATTTCGAGATTGTCATCACCGATCCGACTGCGACCACGCTGCCGGCGGGCTGGGGTGGCACCGGTGACGAGGATCCGAACACTTTCGAACCGATCTTGCCGCCGGGGCGCACGTTCGCCAGCGTGCTGGCGAATGTGGACGAAATCCGTTTCACGACTTTCGAGCCGGGCTGGTTCTACGGCTTCACGAACTTCGAGTTGCGGTTCGACAATGTGACCGTACAGGCCATTCCGGAGCCGACGACGCTCGCATTGCTGGGACTCGCGGGGCTGCTGGGCTTGCGGCGCCGCTAA